CCGATCTTTTTCTTCTGGCTATAAAGGGTATTTGTAATTCTTCAGCTAAACTTTTAGCTAATATCATCGTTTCTTTACCGGCTCTTCCTACTGTTGTGACAAACATGTACCCTACCCCTTCATACTCTCTAAAATTCGAAAAGAATGCCCTGTTTCCAGGGCATTCCGCTTCATCACTTATTTACTTGACTGAACGCTGCCAATAAATTTTCCATGATAGCTTCCATTGGCTGTCCTTCTATATCATGGCGTGGAATGAAATGTACAACATCTTTTCCCTTTAAAAGAGCCATGGATGGTGAAGAAGGTTCTATTCCATCGAAATATTCCCGCATTTTAGCTGTCGCGTCCTTATCTTGGCCGGCAAATACAGTTACCAAATGATCTGGCTTATTGTCTGATTGAAGTACGGC
The DNA window shown above is from Peribacillus sp. FSL P2-0133 and carries:
- a CDS encoding BrxA/BrxB family bacilliredoxin gives rise to the protein MSMAYDEYMKQMVKPMRAELVQAGFDELESPEAVESFMESVEGTTLVVVNSVCGCAAGLARPAATQAVLQSDNKPDHLVTVFAGQDKDATAKMREYFDGIEPSSPSMALLKGKDVVHFIPRHDIEGQPMEAIMENLLAAFSQVNK